One genomic segment of Caldimonas brevitalea includes these proteins:
- a CDS encoding PAS-domain containing protein: MVRDQRASASTPADDEAVVPGAGVQEHDSSRLASLVSLAYDFYWEQDAELRFTHVAGLGLERSGLDATAMLGEVRWSAGTEPVSDNGSWEPHRALLQARRKFTDFVYKRRNARGEDRYLQTSGLPMFAPDGRFLGYHGISRDITETVRTQQALRQSSTLLESMFDTMDEGVSVFDAELRLVAVNRRFRELLNFPQALYAPGTPFEAFVRHNAARGDYGAGDLEAQVRERVEQARQFEAHHFVRERPDGTVLDIHGRPLPGGGFVTVYADITDRATAERALRESKQVLENTFEHMDQGISITDRQMRLVGMNRRCRELFDFPEWLCQPGTPFSAFMRYNAERGDYGPGDIEEQVRERVALASRFEPHLFQRERPDGTVIEVRGSPLPGGGFVTLYTDVTKRARAERAVRESESRFRSLTVLSSDWFWEQDAEFRFTRVEGRGGDDGDDGGLSAGLGKHWWELGFEVEGDWEEHLALLAARRPFHEVVVRRTRADGTVQYVRVSGEPIYDAQNRYTGYRGVGRDITQQKRAEERIQYLARHDSLTGLPNRAWFHDLLTLALHGARRYQRKLAVLFIDLDRFKIINDTLGHEAGDQLLKEISSRLKRCLRACDVVARLGGDEFVVMVQEIEEPEQLVTVARKILAAVLEPVPILGQPCRVTASIGIAMYPAAGEDDQTLMKNADIAMYVAKEEGKNNYQFYSPDIKTQSLERLALETGLRNALARGEFSLHYQAKVALQSEAITGVEALLRWHNAELGPVSPAQFIPVAEQTGLIVPIGRWVLRTACAQNVAWQQQGMPPMCIAVNLSARQFLHDGLLDDIADALRDSGMDPALLELELTEGMVMHNTERAVALLTQIKQMGVRISIDDFGTGYSSLAQIKRFPIDALKVDRSFIREVASDSADRAITGAIIAMGKTLSLTVVAEGVETLEQRDFLRENGCDEMQGFYFSKPLPPEELAAFLAKERGGGT; the protein is encoded by the coding sequence GCTCGGCCTCGAACGCAGTGGTCTCGACGCTACGGCGATGCTCGGTGAGGTGCGCTGGAGCGCCGGCACCGAGCCCGTCAGCGACAACGGCAGCTGGGAGCCGCATCGGGCGCTGCTGCAGGCGCGCCGCAAGTTCACCGACTTCGTCTACAAGCGCCGCAACGCCCGGGGCGAAGACCGTTACCTGCAGACCAGCGGCCTGCCCATGTTCGCCCCCGATGGCCGCTTCCTCGGTTATCACGGCATTTCGCGCGACATCACCGAGACCGTGCGCACCCAGCAGGCGCTGCGGCAGAGCAGCACCTTGCTCGAAAGCATGTTCGACACGATGGACGAAGGTGTCAGCGTGTTCGATGCCGAGCTGCGCCTGGTCGCCGTGAACCGCCGCTTTCGCGAGCTGCTGAACTTCCCGCAGGCCCTGTACGCGCCTGGCACCCCCTTCGAGGCGTTCGTGCGGCACAACGCAGCGCGCGGCGACTATGGGGCTGGCGACCTCGAAGCCCAGGTGCGCGAACGCGTCGAGCAGGCACGCCAGTTCGAGGCCCACCACTTCGTGCGCGAACGGCCCGACGGCACGGTGCTCGACATCCACGGTCGGCCGCTGCCGGGCGGCGGTTTCGTCACTGTGTATGCCGACATCACCGATCGCGCCACTGCCGAGCGGGCGCTGCGCGAGAGCAAGCAGGTGCTGGAGAACACCTTCGAGCACATGGACCAGGGCATCAGCATCACCGACCGGCAGATGCGCCTGGTGGGCATGAACCGCCGTTGTCGTGAACTGTTCGATTTCCCCGAGTGGCTGTGCCAGCCCGGCACGCCGTTCTCGGCGTTCATGCGCTACAACGCCGAGCGCGGCGACTACGGGCCCGGCGACATCGAGGAACAGGTGCGCGAGCGCGTCGCGCTGGCCAGCCGCTTCGAGCCGCACCTGTTCCAACGGGAGCGTCCGGACGGCACCGTGATCGAGGTGCGCGGCTCGCCGCTGCCCGGCGGTGGCTTCGTCACCCTCTACACCGACGTCACCAAACGCGCGCGTGCCGAGCGGGCCGTGCGCGAGAGCGAATCGCGCTTTCGCAGCCTGACGGTGCTGTCGTCCGATTGGTTCTGGGAGCAGGACGCCGAGTTTCGCTTCACCCGCGTGGAGGGGCGCGGTGGCGACGACGGGGACGACGGCGGCCTGTCGGCGGGGCTGGGCAAGCACTGGTGGGAGCTGGGCTTCGAGGTCGAAGGCGATTGGGAAGAGCACCTGGCCTTGTTGGCGGCGCGCCGGCCCTTCCATGAAGTGGTGGTGCGCCGCACCCGGGCCGATGGCACCGTGCAGTACGTGCGGGTCAGCGGCGAGCCGATCTACGATGCCCAGAACCGCTACACCGGGTACCGCGGGGTCGGGCGCGACATCACGCAGCAAAAGCGGGCCGAAGAGCGCATCCAGTATCTGGCCCGGCACGACAGCCTCACCGGCCTGCCCAACCGCGCCTGGTTCCACGACCTGCTGACCCTGGCGCTGCATGGCGCGCGGCGCTACCAGCGCAAGCTGGCGGTGTTGTTCATCGACCTCGACCGCTTCAAGATCATCAATGACACGCTGGGCCACGAGGCGGGCGACCAGCTGCTCAAGGAGATCTCGTCCCGCCTGAAGCGCTGTTTGCGCGCCTGCGATGTGGTCGCTCGCCTGGGGGGCGACGAGTTCGTCGTGATGGTGCAAGAGATCGAGGAGCCCGAGCAACTGGTCACGGTGGCGCGCAAGATCCTGGCCGCGGTGCTCGAGCCGGTGCCCATCCTCGGTCAACCCTGCCGGGTCACGGCCAGCATCGGCATCGCGATGTACCCCGCGGCCGGCGAGGACGACCAGACGCTGATGAAGAACGCCGACATCGCGATGTATGTGGCCAAGGAAGAGGGCAAGAACAACTACCAGTTCTATTCGCCCGACATCAAGACCCAGTCGCTCGAACGCCTGGCGCTCGAGACCGGCCTGCGCAATGCGCTGGCGCGCGGCGAGTTCTCGCTGCACTACCAGGCCAAGGTGGCGCTGCAGAGCGAGGCCATCACCGGTGTCGAGGCGCTGCTGCGGTGGCACAACGCCGAGCTGGGCCCGGTGTCGCCGGCCCAGTTCATCCCGGTGGCCGAGCAAACCGGCTTGATCGTGCCGATCGGCCGCTGGGTGCTGCGCACCGCGTGCGCGCAGAACGTGGCCTGGCAACAGCAGGGCATGCCCCCGATGTGCATTGCCGTCAACCTGTCGGCGCGGCAGTTCCTGCACGACGGCTTGCTCGACGACATCGCCGACGCCTTGCGCGACTCCGGCATGGACCCGGCGTTGCTCGAGTTGGAGCTCACCGAAGGCATGGTGATGCACAACACCGAACGGGCGGTGGCCTTGCTGACCCAGATCAAGCAGATGGGCGTGCGCATCTCGATCGACGACTTCGGCACCGGCTATTCGTCGCTGGCGCAGATCAAGCGCTTCCCGATCGACGCGCTCAAGGTCGACCGCTCCTTCATCCGCGAAGTCGCGAGCGATTCGGCCGACCGGGCGATCACCGGCGCCATCATCGCGATGGGCAAGACCCTCAGCCTGACGGTGGTGGCCGAAGGTGTCGAGACCCTGGAGCAGCGCGACTTCCTGCGTGAGAACGGTTGCGACGAGATGCAGGGCTTCTACTTCAGCAAGCCGCTACCGCCCGAAGAACTGGCTGCCTTTCTGGCCAAGGAGCGCGGCGGCGGCACCTGA
- a CDS encoding FkbM family methyltransferase → MQDRGTAHHPLDATRVRDIGRAQVLREFVLSRLAYRLGRAVRAKGYPVLAAVPSDAVGQHIFTDGLYEKDLLLSLFDTVLAGYRDEFAQGVALDVGANVGNHTLFLAPRFAQVVAVEPNPPIVKILQANIELNDVANVTVVPVGLGDEDADCRFVQNQSGNLGGSSFAGESARATAGRLRVLPVRRGDDVVQRLDLVRPVRLVKIDVEGYELRVLRGLQAVLDVDRPLVLFESNHSAGPGGGDEVASWLRQRGYRHLYSVGRRWDVPGPIRRVPKLRGLVELLLGCACGGHFWLRELEQLEERAYRLLLASPEALSLPQPS, encoded by the coding sequence ATGCAAGACAGAGGCACTGCACACCACCCTCTCGACGCCACGCGCGTTCGCGACATCGGGCGAGCCCAGGTCCTGCGCGAGTTCGTGCTGTCGCGGCTCGCCTACCGGCTTGGCCGTGCCGTGCGCGCCAAGGGGTACCCGGTGCTGGCGGCCGTGCCCTCCGATGCGGTGGGCCAGCACATCTTCACCGACGGGCTCTACGAGAAAGACCTGCTGCTGTCCTTGTTCGACACGGTGCTCGCCGGCTACCGGGACGAGTTCGCGCAGGGCGTGGCGCTCGATGTGGGAGCCAACGTCGGCAACCACACCTTGTTTCTCGCGCCGCGCTTCGCGCAGGTGGTCGCGGTCGAGCCCAACCCGCCCATCGTCAAGATTCTGCAGGCCAATATCGAGCTGAACGATGTCGCCAATGTCACCGTGGTGCCGGTGGGCTTGGGCGACGAAGACGCCGATTGCCGTTTCGTGCAGAACCAGAGCGGCAACCTGGGCGGCTCGAGCTTCGCCGGCGAGTCCGCCCGCGCGACCGCAGGACGCTTGCGCGTGCTGCCGGTGCGCCGGGGCGATGACGTGGTGCAGCGGCTCGACCTCGTGCGGCCCGTGCGCCTCGTCAAGATCGACGTGGAAGGGTATGAGCTGCGGGTGCTGCGCGGCCTGCAAGCGGTGCTCGACGTCGACCGGCCGCTGGTGCTGTTCGAATCCAATCACAGCGCCGGGCCGGGCGGCGGCGACGAGGTCGCCAGCTGGCTGCGCCAGCGCGGCTACCGCCATCTCTACAGCGTGGGTCGCCGTTGGGATGTGCCCGGGCCGATCCGGCGCGTGCCCAAACTGCGCGGACTGGTCGAACTGTTGCTTGGCTGCGCCTGCGGCGGCCATTTCTGGCTGCGGGAACTCGAGCAACTGGAAGAGCGGGCCTACCGCCTGCTGTTGGCAAGCCCCGAAGCGCTGTCGTTGCCGCAGCCGTCCTGA
- a CDS encoding CHASE domain-containing protein: MSERRYPTLLCLAVFMAGLLVAAAVGWARHTANQAQAQARFDAVTRRATADLQTRMAPYAYGLRGAGGAVIAAGGEAVTRERFRQYSATRQFQREFRGSRGFGFVRRVPRAEETVFLAAARRDGQPDFRIHELSPHEGERYVIQYIEPVELNLQAIGLDIASEGHRRAAAIAAMRSGKPALTAPITLVQASGLHRRSFLLLLPIFQRGHQPATVAERETACFGWAYMPLAMDEVLGDFNYSEGEFALALYDVPADGTPERFFTSPGWDTSDTQALSRRLTLPMYGRQWQMEVRALPAFFANLQAPDPRAYAGAVAATFALAAVLLYVWLLGAERERLVRTQQARMAAMVDSSQDAIVGISLQDTVTDWNRAAERIFGYTAAQALQRRLVDLIVPPERMQEEMRLIEQAAQGEDVPVFDTVRLRQDGGRVDVSVSLSPIRSADGRITGAAKTLRDISRRKAAEAKILDLNATLEQQVSQRTAQLRALAARERAILGSAASAIIATDTEGVVVLFNPAAEAMLGWRAADVIGRLGMAHFHDPGELQAREQALAAELGRPLRPGEVFGVGAHGGPAEHREWTYVRQDGTRLPVLLSVSAVRDDAGHNTGFMAVAVDLSERKRLERELLDLNQALTERSVQAEAATQAKSAFLANMSHEIRTPMNAIIGLTQLMRRDSADRATRERLDMVIDASRHLLAIINNVLDLSKIEVGKLALEQTDFDLDRLLARTCALVRTAARDKGVELVLDLDDTPSCLIGDPTRLEQALLNLVGNAVKFTPTGSIVVRCRCIERREQDLLVRFEVVDTGIGVPSDAIDKVFGAFEQGDNSTTRRYGGTGLGLTITRQLAQLMGGDTGASSQAGAGSTFWFSARLRVAPPNLASATAAAPVLDGRRALIVEDLDAASQALGEMLKRLGVRRADRAASSARAVEMARAAQVAGEAYDVLLIDCELPARGGLHLARELLRGDAGVAGGAVCLLLTLGDADAVRAKAGDLQGVCVLEKPVSMTLMREGCIAAMSPAAGLPAALPAEGRGALQEPRFEGARVLLAEDNPVNQLVAVEQLQSLGLEVDLAPTGVAAVEQARAARYDLILMDLHMPEMDGLTATREIRRLAQHRSTPILAMTASAFGEDRDACLAAGMDDHISKPVETSVLIRTLGRWLGSVADAAARGPQHPPETGGRRGPHVAR, translated from the coding sequence GTGAGCGAAAGGCGCTACCCCACGCTGCTCTGCCTGGCCGTGTTCATGGCCGGTCTGCTGGTCGCCGCTGCGGTCGGCTGGGCCCGACACACCGCCAACCAGGCGCAGGCCCAAGCCCGCTTCGATGCGGTCACACGGCGTGCGACCGCCGATCTTCAGACCCGCATGGCGCCCTATGCCTACGGCTTGCGCGGCGCGGGCGGCGCGGTGATCGCGGCGGGCGGTGAGGCGGTGACACGGGAGCGCTTTCGGCAGTACAGCGCGACGCGGCAATTCCAGCGCGAGTTCCGCGGCTCGCGCGGCTTCGGCTTTGTGCGGCGGGTGCCCCGGGCGGAGGAAACGGTTTTTCTCGCCGCTGCCCGGCGCGACGGCCAGCCCGATTTCCGCATCCATGAATTGAGCCCGCACGAAGGCGAACGCTACGTCATCCAGTACATCGAGCCGGTCGAACTGAACCTGCAGGCGATCGGGCTCGACATCGCATCCGAAGGCCATCGGCGGGCCGCTGCGATCGCGGCGATGCGCAGTGGCAAGCCTGCGTTGACGGCGCCCATCACCTTGGTGCAAGCCAGCGGTCTGCACCGCCGCTCCTTCCTGCTGTTGCTGCCCATCTTTCAGCGCGGGCACCAACCGGCGACAGTGGCCGAGCGCGAGACGGCCTGCTTCGGCTGGGCCTACATGCCATTGGCCATGGACGAGGTGCTCGGTGACTTCAACTACTCCGAAGGCGAGTTCGCGCTGGCCCTCTACGACGTGCCGGCCGACGGGACGCCCGAACGGTTCTTCACCTCGCCCGGGTGGGACACGTCCGACACCCAGGCCTTGAGCCGACGCCTGACGCTGCCGATGTACGGCCGGCAGTGGCAGATGGAAGTGCGCGCGCTGCCCGCGTTCTTCGCCAACCTGCAGGCGCCCGATCCGCGCGCTTACGCGGGGGCCGTGGCAGCCACGTTCGCACTGGCGGCGGTGCTGCTGTACGTCTGGCTGCTGGGGGCCGAGCGAGAACGCCTGGTGCGCACGCAGCAGGCCCGCATGGCCGCGATGGTCGACAGTTCGCAGGACGCCATCGTCGGCATCTCGCTGCAGGACACCGTCACCGACTGGAACCGGGCTGCGGAGCGCATCTTCGGCTACACCGCGGCGCAAGCGCTGCAGCGGCGCCTGGTGGACCTGATCGTGCCACCCGAGCGGATGCAGGAAGAGATGCGGCTGATCGAGCAGGCGGCTCAGGGAGAGGACGTGCCGGTGTTCGACACCGTGCGTTTGCGGCAAGACGGCGGCCGGGTCGATGTCTCGGTGTCGCTGTCGCCCATTCGCAGTGCCGACGGGCGCATCACCGGCGCCGCCAAGACGCTCCGCGACATCAGCCGGCGCAAGGCGGCTGAAGCGAAGATCCTCGACCTCAATGCCACGCTGGAGCAGCAGGTGTCGCAGCGCACCGCGCAATTGCGGGCCTTGGCCGCCCGTGAGCGTGCGATCCTGGGCAGTGCGGCAAGCGCCATCATCGCGACCGACACCGAAGGGGTGGTGGTGCTGTTCAATCCCGCCGCAGAAGCCATGCTGGGCTGGCGGGCCGCTGATGTGATCGGCCGGTTGGGCATGGCGCACTTCCACGACCCGGGCGAGCTGCAGGCGCGCGAACAGGCGCTGGCCGCCGAGCTGGGACGACCCCTACGCCCGGGGGAAGTGTTCGGGGTCGGTGCGCACGGCGGGCCCGCGGAACACCGGGAATGGACGTACGTGCGCCAGGACGGCACGCGCTTGCCGGTCTTGCTGAGCGTGAGCGCGGTGCGCGACGACGCCGGCCACAACACCGGCTTCATGGCGGTGGCGGTGGACTTGTCGGAGCGCAAGCGGCTCGAGCGCGAGTTGCTCGACCTCAACCAGGCGCTCACCGAGCGCAGCGTGCAGGCCGAGGCGGCGACCCAGGCCAAGAGCGCCTTCCTGGCCAACATGAGCCACGAAATCCGCACGCCGATGAACGCCATCATCGGCCTGACCCAGCTGATGCGGCGCGACAGCGCCGACCGCGCCACGCGCGAGCGGCTCGACATGGTCATCGATGCGTCTCGCCACCTGCTGGCGATCATCAACAACGTCCTCGACCTGTCCAAGATCGAGGTCGGCAAGCTGGCGCTCGAGCAGACCGACTTCGACCTCGACCGGCTGCTTGCGCGTACCTGTGCGCTGGTGCGAACCGCCGCGCGAGACAAGGGCGTGGAACTGGTGCTCGACCTAGACGACACGCCCAGCTGCTTGATCGGTGACCCCACCCGGCTCGAACAGGCCCTGCTCAACCTGGTCGGCAATGCCGTGAAATTCACGCCGACCGGCTCGATCGTCGTGCGGTGTCGCTGCATCGAGCGCCGCGAGCAGGACTTGCTGGTGCGCTTCGAAGTCGTCGACACCGGCATCGGTGTGCCGTCCGACGCCATCGACAAGGTGTTCGGCGCTTTCGAACAAGGCGACAACTCGACCACCCGGCGCTACGGCGGCACCGGTCTCGGCTTGACCATCACCCGCCAACTGGCGCAGCTGATGGGAGGCGACACCGGGGCCAGCAGCCAGGCGGGCGCGGGCAGCACCTTTTGGTTCAGCGCCCGCTTGCGCGTGGCGCCGCCCAACCTTGCGAGCGCGACGGCCGCCGCCCCGGTACTGGACGGGCGTCGCGCGCTGATCGTCGAGGATCTCGACGCCGCCAGCCAGGCGCTGGGCGAAATGCTGAAGCGGCTGGGGGTGCGGCGGGCCGACCGCGCCGCGTCGTCCGCGCGCGCCGTCGAGATGGCGCGGGCGGCACAGGTTGCGGGCGAGGCCTACGACGTGCTGCTGATCGACTGCGAGCTGCCGGCGCGCGGCGGTCTCCATCTCGCGCGCGAGCTGTTGCGCGGCGACGCGGGTGTTGCGGGCGGCGCCGTGTGCTTGTTGCTGACGCTGGGCGATGCCGATGCGGTCCGCGCCAAGGCCGGCGATCTGCAGGGCGTGTGTGTGCTGGAGAAGCCGGTGTCGATGACCTTGATGCGCGAGGGCTGCATCGCCGCGATGTCGCCCGCCGCGGGCCTGCCCGCCGCGCTCCCGGCGGAGGGCCGCGGCGCGCTGCAGGAGCCGCGTTTCGAAGGCGCCCGGGTACTGCTCGCCGAAGACAACCCGGTGAACCAGCTGGTCGCCGTCGAGCAACTGCAGTCGCTGGGTTTGGAGGTCGACCTGGCGCCCACCGGCGTTGCCGCGGTCGAGCAGGCGCGCGCAGCACGCTACGACCTGATCCTGATGGACTTGCACATGCCGGAGATGGACGGTCTCACCGCCACACGTGAGATCCGACGCCTGGCGCAGCACCGCTCCACGCCGATCCTCGCGATGACCGCCAGCGCTTTCGGCGAAGACCGCGACGCCTGCCTCGCCGCCGGCATGGACGATCACATCTCGAAGCCCGTCGAAACCTCGGTGCTGATCCGCACCCTGGGTCGGTGGCTCGGGAGCGTCGCCGACGCCGCGGCCCGCGGCCCGCAGCACCCGCCTGAAACGGGCGGGCGACGGGGGCCGCACGTGGCCCGCTGA
- a CDS encoding M48 family metalloprotease produces MELAQFERMVERLEAESQRSPGLYQLKVALLALLGFGLLALILGFAGLALLLIGGLLVAAVLTGGKALIVLFKLGKLLVLLAVPLWLLLKSSLSALFTRFPPPQGRELTAEQAPALFAALDEMRRRMRGPRFHHVLITDDLNAAVVQRPLFGLFGWPRNYLLLGLPLLESLSPEEALAVVAHEYGHLAGAHSHFGAFIYRLRATWGSIQALSAQWQGFGGRWLQRAVSWYAPYFNAYTFVLARAHEYQADAASAELVGAATAVSALKRVNVSAAAYDTFLDDTFAAARQQPTPPADLAEQWAHRAVLPPPSEHAQQWLQRALDREADVTDTHPILRRRIEALGGNVTADSVAAHLPSALTGPSAAQTWLGREASRLRQAMQTQWHAEVAERWRQHHDQWQAKRARLTELQGLPTPEPDEQIEILQLRLQLHPDDDHLPALSEFNAQHADHALGLYLEGCVRLDRNDDSGLALLERTAVLDPDAVKPVCDKAYGFLKQRDDPRADDYERRWHERHLWELERQTQFDQLSHDHELRPAELPAETQAAVLALVRRHRKGVARVWLVRRVLPADASVMTYVLCLELTVWARWRGHHGAIVDRLANESWPLHVIICAQDRQPKAFKQRVRAVPGAALGLG; encoded by the coding sequence ATGGAACTCGCGCAATTCGAGCGCATGGTCGAGCGCCTGGAAGCCGAAAGCCAACGCTCGCCGGGCCTCTACCAACTCAAGGTGGCGCTGCTCGCGCTGCTCGGGTTTGGCCTGCTGGCGCTGATCCTCGGCTTCGCCGGGCTGGCCTTGCTGCTGATCGGCGGCCTGCTGGTCGCGGCCGTGCTGACCGGCGGCAAGGCGCTGATCGTGCTGTTCAAGCTGGGCAAGCTGCTGGTGCTGCTGGCCGTGCCGCTGTGGTTGTTGCTGAAGTCGTCGCTGTCGGCCTTGTTCACGCGCTTTCCGCCGCCGCAGGGCCGCGAGCTGACGGCAGAGCAGGCCCCCGCCCTGTTCGCGGCGCTGGACGAGATGCGCCGGCGCATGCGCGGGCCGCGCTTCCACCATGTCTTGATCACCGACGATCTCAACGCCGCCGTCGTGCAGCGGCCCTTGTTCGGTTTGTTCGGATGGCCGCGCAACTACCTCTTGCTGGGCCTGCCTTTGCTCGAGAGCCTGTCGCCCGAAGAAGCGCTGGCGGTGGTGGCGCATGAGTACGGACACCTGGCCGGTGCACACAGCCACTTCGGCGCCTTCATCTACCGTTTGCGCGCGACCTGGGGCAGCATCCAGGCGCTGTCGGCGCAGTGGCAGGGTTTTGGCGGCCGCTGGCTACAGCGTGCCGTGAGTTGGTATGCGCCGTACTTCAATGCCTACACCTTCGTGTTGGCGCGTGCGCATGAATACCAGGCCGATGCGGCCTCGGCCGAACTGGTCGGAGCCGCCACTGCGGTGAGCGCCCTCAAGCGCGTCAACGTCAGTGCCGCGGCCTACGACACCTTTCTCGACGACACCTTTGCCGCCGCACGTCAGCAGCCCACACCGCCCGCCGACCTGGCCGAGCAATGGGCTCACCGTGCGGTGCTGCCGCCGCCATCGGAGCACGCACAGCAGTGGCTGCAGCGTGCGCTCGATCGCGAGGCCGACGTCACCGACACCCATCCCATCCTGCGGCGCCGCATCGAGGCGCTGGGCGGCAACGTGACCGCCGACAGTGTCGCGGCCCATCTGCCGTCGGCCCTGACCGGTCCATCGGCGGCGCAGACCTGGCTGGGCCGCGAGGCGAGCCGTCTGCGCCAGGCGATGCAGACGCAATGGCACGCCGAGGTGGCCGAGCGCTGGCGCCAGCACCATGACCAGTGGCAAGCCAAGCGGGCTCGCCTGACCGAACTGCAAGGCCTGCCGACGCCCGAGCCCGATGAGCAGATCGAAATCCTGCAGCTGAGGCTGCAGTTGCACCCCGACGACGACCATTTGCCGGCTCTGAGCGAGTTCAACGCGCAACATGCCGACCATGCCCTGGGCCTCTACCTCGAAGGCTGTGTGCGCCTCGATCGCAATGACGACAGCGGCCTCGCCTTGCTCGAGCGCACCGCCGTGCTCGACCCCGACGCCGTCAAGCCGGTGTGCGACAAGGCCTATGGCTTTTTGAAGCAGCGCGACGACCCGCGGGCCGACGACTACGAGCGGCGCTGGCACGAGCGCCACCTGTGGGAGCTCGAGCGACAAACGCAGTTCGACCAGTTGTCGCACGACCACGAGCTGCGCCCGGCAGAACTGCCGGCCGAGACGCAGGCCGCCGTGCTGGCCCTGGTGCGCCGGCATCGCAAAGGCGTGGCCCGCGTGTGGCTGGTGCGCCGCGTGCTGCCGGCCGATGCCAGCGTGATGACCTATGTGTTGTGCCTGGAGCTGACCGTCTGGGCCCGTTGGCGCGGCCACCACGGCGCGATCGTCGATCGACTCGCGAACGAAAGCTGGCCGCTGCACGTGATCATCTGCGCGCAGGATCGCCAGCCGAAGGCGTTCAAGCAGCGGGTGCGGGCGGTGCCGGGGGCGGCGCTGGGCTTGGGCTGA
- a CDS encoding LysR family transcriptional regulator: MMRELNLDQLRTLVAVTELGSFSAAARALHLAQPTVSLHVSELETRLDTQLLVRGGRRVTPTGAGEVLVTRARQLLRDAGEAVELVRRHRDGQVARVRLGSSSGAMVHLLPRILERLDAELPGIDVQVSVARSAELMNRLFVGDVDLALVATPQAAFPGLSVSPWRDTPMMALLPARWKAPKAVTPQWLASRPLIFNEPTTLVHQQTMAWFATAGLHPTARIEMLFNEVTRRLVAAGYGAAILPFEHPSETLDGKIQVVPLRPAVTRRLAVAQRAGTVLSHAAQRVVDIVWQFRELRGR; this comes from the coding sequence ATGATGCGAGAACTCAACCTCGACCAGCTGCGCACGCTGGTCGCCGTCACCGAACTCGGCAGCTTTTCCGCGGCCGCCCGGGCCTTGCACCTGGCGCAGCCGACGGTCAGCTTGCACGTGAGCGAACTCGAGACCAGGCTGGACACGCAGCTGTTGGTGCGGGGCGGCCGCCGTGTGACGCCGACCGGCGCCGGCGAGGTGCTGGTGACCCGCGCGCGCCAGCTGCTGCGGGATGCCGGCGAGGCGGTCGAGCTGGTCCGGCGCCATCGAGACGGCCAGGTGGCGCGTGTGCGCCTGGGCAGCTCTTCGGGCGCGATGGTGCACCTGCTGCCGCGCATCCTCGAGCGGCTCGATGCCGAGCTGCCTGGCATCGACGTGCAGGTGTCGGTGGCGCGCTCGGCCGAGCTGATGAACCGGCTGTTCGTCGGCGATGTCGATCTGGCCCTGGTGGCGACACCTCAGGCCGCCTTCCCGGGGCTCAGCGTGAGCCCGTGGCGCGACACGCCGATGATGGCGCTGCTGCCGGCTCGCTGGAAGGCGCCGAAGGCGGTGACGCCGCAGTGGCTGGCGAGCCGGCCGCTGATCTTCAACGAGCCGACGACACTTGTGCACCAGCAGACGATGGCCTGGTTTGCGACGGCCGGGTTGCACCCTACCGCGCGCATCGAGATGCTGTTCAACGAGGTGACGCGACGCCTGGTGGCGGCAGGGTACGGCGCGGCCATCCTGCCGTTCGAGCACCCCAGCGAGACGCTGGACGGCAAGATACAGGTGGTGCCGCTGCGGCCCGCGGTGACGCGGCGGCTCGCGGTGGCCCAGCGTGCCGGCACCGTGTTGAGCCATGCGGCACAGCGGGTGGTGGACATCGTCTGGCAGTTTCGAGAGCTGCGCGGCAGGTGA